A window of the Nocardia sp. NBC_01329 genome harbors these coding sequences:
- the bsaP gene encoding biotin synthase auxiliary protein BsaP, which yields MHARYNPFTGRPAGPGFDEPIARAVELGLEPPRFCEHCGRRMVVQVDPDGWWAKCSRHGLIDSTSLERR from the coding sequence ATGCACGCGCGCTACAACCCGTTCACGGGCCGGCCTGCCGGGCCCGGGTTCGACGAACCGATCGCCCGGGCCGTGGAACTGGGACTGGAACCGCCGCGGTTCTGCGAACACTGCGGCCGCCGGATGGTTGTGCAGGTCGACCCCGACGGTTGGTGGGCGAAATGCTCGCGGCACGGTCTGATCGACTCCACGAGCCTGGAGAGGCGGTAG
- the bioB gene encoding biotin synthase BioB, protein MNRAPVRNSDTAVTAEDVLAEAREQVLDRGTGLSREQTLAVLRLGDDRLEELLELAHEVRMKWCGPEVEVEGIISLKTGGCPEDCHFCSQSGLFQSPVRAAWLDIPSLVEAAKQTAKTGATEFCIVAAVRGPDERLMAQVAAGVEAIRNEVDIQVACSLGMLTQEQVDRLAAMGVHRYNHNLETARSYFPNVVTTHSWDERWNTLRMVRAAGMEVCCGGILGMGETLEQRAEFAADLAELDPDEVPLNFLNPRPGTPFGDLEVLPAADALRAVAAFRLALPRTLLRFAGGREITLGDLGARQGILGGINAVIVGNYLTTLGRPAEKDLDLLGELEMPIKALNETF, encoded by the coding sequence GTGAACCGGGCACCCGTCAGGAACTCCGATACCGCCGTAACCGCCGAGGATGTACTAGCCGAGGCGCGGGAGCAGGTTCTCGACCGCGGGACCGGCCTGTCCCGGGAGCAGACGCTGGCCGTCCTGCGCCTCGGTGACGACCGCCTCGAAGAACTGCTCGAACTCGCCCACGAGGTTCGAATGAAATGGTGCGGTCCCGAGGTGGAGGTCGAGGGCATCATCAGCCTCAAGACCGGCGGCTGCCCGGAGGACTGCCATTTCTGCTCCCAATCGGGCCTTTTCCAGTCACCGGTACGCGCGGCCTGGCTGGATATCCCGAGCCTGGTGGAGGCGGCCAAGCAGACCGCCAAGACCGGCGCCACCGAATTCTGCATCGTCGCCGCGGTACGCGGCCCCGACGAACGGCTGATGGCGCAGGTGGCCGCCGGTGTCGAGGCGATCCGCAACGAGGTCGACATCCAGGTCGCCTGCTCGCTGGGCATGCTCACCCAGGAACAGGTCGACCGGCTGGCCGCGATGGGTGTGCACCGCTACAACCACAACCTGGAAACCGCGCGGTCCTACTTTCCGAACGTCGTCACCACGCACAGCTGGGACGAACGCTGGAACACCCTGCGGATGGTGCGCGCGGCCGGGATGGAGGTCTGCTGCGGTGGCATCCTCGGTATGGGTGAAACGCTGGAACAGCGTGCCGAATTCGCCGCCGATCTGGCCGAACTCGATCCCGACGAGGTCCCGCTGAACTTCCTGAACCCGCGCCCGGGCACGCCCTTCGGCGATCTCGAGGTCCTGCCGGCCGCCGACGCCCTGCGCGCGGTCGCGGCCTTCCGTCTCGCACTGCCCCGCACCCTGCTGCGATTCGCCGGTGGCCGCGAGATCACTCTCGGTGATCTCGGCGCCCGCCAGGGCATCCTGGGCGGGATCAACGCGGTGATCGTGGGCAACTACCTCACCACCCTCGGACGTCCCGCCGAGAAGGATCTCGACCTGCTGGGTGAACTCGAGATGCCCATCAAAGCACTCAACGAGACATTCTGA
- a CDS encoding TetR/AcrR family transcriptional regulator C-terminal domain-containing protein, giving the protein MQLHRDDVVDGAVAILDEYGLADLTMRRLAGALKVQPGALYWHFPNKQALLGAVADRILAPMEQPVRAGDWAGALTELAHRLRDCLLTYRDGAELVSATYASRLTTSKGRERLAAAVIRAGIPRAEAELAAYTLLYYVLGHTVDEQSRIQMDSAGILADDSGTLVGSEDPTARFDFGLQLFTAGVRHRLGADIR; this is encoded by the coding sequence GTGCAGCTACACCGGGACGACGTCGTGGACGGCGCCGTCGCCATCCTCGACGAATACGGCCTGGCCGACCTCACCATGCGCCGCCTCGCCGGAGCGCTGAAGGTCCAACCCGGCGCGCTGTACTGGCACTTCCCGAACAAGCAGGCCCTGCTCGGCGCGGTGGCCGACCGGATCCTCGCGCCGATGGAGCAGCCGGTGCGCGCCGGCGACTGGGCGGGCGCGCTCACCGAGTTGGCCCACCGGTTGCGCGACTGCCTGCTCACCTACCGCGACGGCGCGGAACTGGTCTCGGCCACATACGCCTCCCGCCTGACCACCAGCAAGGGCCGGGAACGGCTCGCCGCGGCCGTGATCCGCGCCGGTATCCCCCGCGCCGAGGCCGAACTCGCCGCGTACACGCTGCTGTACTACGTGCTCGGCCATACCGTCGACGAACAGTCCCGGATACAGATGGACTCCGCCGGGATTCTCGCCGACGATTCCGGCACGCTCGTCGGATCCGAGGACCCGACGGCCCGCTTCGATTTCGGCCTACAGCTGTTCACCGCCGGAGTCCGGCACCGGCTCGGCGCCGATATCCGCTGA
- a CDS encoding 8-amino-7-oxononanoate synthase, which produces MTSDPLAWLDDRAAGRETAGLRRRLRPRAATAASLDLASNDYLGLTRHPEVIAGAIEAVNRWGAGSTGSRLVTGTTTEHELLEAELAEFTGFAAGLVFASGYAANLGAVTALAGRGSLIVSDAGCHASLVDACRLSRARVEIAPHRDIAAVQRLLAARGEARALVLTDSVFSADGDLAPLAALHRVTRAHGAVLLVDEAHGLGVRGTGGRGLVQETGLAGEPDVVVTATLSKALAAQGGVVLGGERVRAHLIDSARTMIFDTGLAPAAVGAARAALRILRRDRELPRRVLDRAAEIARVAGVPTPDSAVVPVILGEPRIAYAAAVACREKGLEVGCFRPPSVPEGTSRLRITARADLSADDLARIDSVLTPVLSRARDTGAVPA; this is translated from the coding sequence GTGACCTCCGATCCACTGGCCTGGCTCGACGACCGCGCCGCCGGGCGCGAGACCGCCGGACTGCGGCGCCGCCTCCGGCCGCGCGCGGCCACGGCGGCGAGCCTGGATCTGGCCTCCAACGACTACCTCGGACTCACCCGGCACCCCGAGGTGATCGCGGGGGCGATCGAAGCCGTGAACCGATGGGGCGCGGGGTCCACCGGTTCACGGCTGGTCACCGGTACCACCACCGAACACGAACTACTGGAGGCCGAACTCGCCGAGTTCACCGGATTCGCGGCCGGACTGGTGTTCGCCTCCGGCTACGCCGCCAATCTGGGTGCCGTCACCGCCCTCGCCGGCCGGGGGTCGCTGATCGTCTCCGACGCCGGCTGCCACGCCTCGCTCGTGGATGCCTGCCGGCTCTCCCGCGCCCGGGTGGAAATCGCGCCGCACCGCGATATCGCCGCGGTACAGCGGCTGCTGGCCGCTCGCGGGGAGGCGCGTGCACTGGTGCTCACCGATTCGGTCTTCAGCGCCGACGGCGATCTCGCGCCGCTGGCCGCACTCCACCGAGTGACCCGCGCGCACGGCGCGGTACTGCTGGTCGACGAGGCCCACGGGCTGGGTGTGCGCGGGACCGGCGGGCGCGGACTCGTCCAGGAGACCGGTCTGGCCGGCGAACCCGATGTGGTCGTGACCGCCACCCTGTCGAAAGCCCTCGCCGCCCAGGGCGGCGTGGTCCTGGGCGGCGAACGAGTGCGCGCGCACCTGATCGATTCGGCCCGCACCATGATCTTCGATACCGGGCTCGCACCTGCCGCCGTGGGCGCGGCGCGCGCCGCGCTGCGGATCCTGCGCCGGGACCGGGAACTGCCGCGGCGGGTGCTGGACCGGGCAGCCGAGATCGCCCGGGTCGCCGGTGTTCCGACCCCCGATTCGGCGGTCGTGCCGGTCATTCTCGGCGAGCCCCGGATCGCTTACGCGGCCGCCGTGGCCTGTCGCGAAAAGGGTCTCGAGGTCGGCTGTTTCCGCCCGCCGTCGGTGCCCGAGGGCACCTCGCGATTGCGCATCACCGCCCGCGCCGACCTCTCGGCCGACGACCTCGCCCGCATCGATTCCGTCCTGACACCGGTTCTGTCCCGTGCCCGCGACACCGGGGCCGTACCGGCATGA